One Xiphophorus maculatus strain JP 163 A chromosome 10, X_maculatus-5.0-male, whole genome shotgun sequence genomic region harbors:
- the LOC102217679 gene encoding uncharacterized protein LOC102217679 — MAGGRELLLLAAVIALLVQTEQKPTVSMIPYLTKIFTGDLLYLHCDGDQTKHPTTWDFNGNMAGQNNTLKIAAASSKDSGIYKCTINGQTSDDFNLKVLEYVPIASLSIATGQPVMRNNAKVLLELTNDEGLEGWLCRVNREKDTKRVKLKLNNANPTSFIFETSSLKVPETIYWCEKNGTTDRSNQVVLRTTDNEVTLEMYPFPAMAGEKMTLRCLVWGTKEVIQSVFYKENVMTKTVHGDTYNIPKVTESEMGRYRCKATYRYKDQTVGPHVYKSDVQDLPVQVRPVEAVLSDTMQCSCPSCDKQEDIKSYMYYMYYKQNGNSWTMLGQNEHPDSDGTYHCRAVLGNMRTLPSKAVAKNRSIFSSVIGILVFIFVLGFLIFAVAIYKWNKNRNARVDIYEQVPMRHGDANYEAINMRQVKEGEYDTLQPGAEGRQKTGGEYEALTKREGKDEVYHTLGENVASGGGDGGYQALKTAGIQKDEYDTLKTKQPEGETGAESGGNGGYQALKTAGIPKDEYDTLKTKQPEGGTGAESGGNGGYEALKTGGISKDEYDTLKTKQPELEKVEEIKEEK; from the exons CAGTGATTGCTCTCCTGGTGCAAACTGAGCAGAAACCAACAG TGTCCATGATTCCCTACCTGACAAAGATCTTCACCGGAGACTTGCTTTACTTGCACTGTGACGGTGATCAGACTAAGCACCCAACAACCTGGGATTTTAATGGCAACATGGCAGGGCAAAATAACACTCTGAAGATAGCAGCTGCTTCCTCCAAGGACTCAGGAATCTATAAATGTACAATCAACGGCCAAACAAGTGATGACTTCAACTTAAAAGTTCTTG AATACGTTCCCATCGCATCACTTAGCATCGCAACAGGCCAGCCAGTGATGCGCAACAACGCCAAAGTTCTGCTGGAGCTTACAAACGATGAAGGACTGGAGGGATGGCTCTGCAGAGTCAACCGGGAAAAGGACACCAAAAGAGTTAAACTGAAATTGAACAACGCAAATCCAACATCATTTATCTTTGAAACTTCTTCACTGAAGGTACCCGAGACCATCTACTGGTGTGAAAAGAACGGTACAACGGACAGAAGCAACCAAGTTGTTCTCAGGACCACTG ACAATGAAGTGACTCTGGAAATGTATCCGTTTCCTGCAATGGCAGGAGAGAAAATGACCCTGAGATGTCTTGTGTGGGGAACAAAGGAAGTTATCCAATCTGTTTTCTACAAAGAGAACGTCATGACCAAGACAGTTCATGGAGATACATATAATATCCCTAAAGTTACTGAATCTGAGATGGGAAGATATCGGTGTAAAGCCACCTACAGATACAAGGACCAGACAGTCGGCCCACATGTATACAAATCTGATGTTCAGGATTTACCTGTCCAAG TTCGTCCCGTCGAAGCGGTGCTGTCTGACACCATGCAGTGTTCCTGTCCGTCATGTGATAAACAGGAGGACATCAAGTCATACATGTACTACATGTACTACAAGCAAAATGGTAACTCCTGGACGATGCTCGGTCAAAACGAGCATCCAGACAGTGACGGTACTTACCACTGCAGAGCTGTTTTGGGCAACATGAGGACTTTACCCAGCAAAGCTGTGGCAA aaaatcgCAGTATTTTTTCATCGGTGATTGGGATCTTGGTTTTCATCTTTGTGCTGGGATTCCTCATTTTTGCCGTGGCAATTTATAAGTGGAACAAGAATAGAAATGCGAGAG tggACATTTACGAGCAAGTCCCGATGAGGCATGGGGATGCCAACTATGAGGCTATAAATATGAGGCAAGTGAAAGAGGGTGAATACGACACGCTTCAACCTGGAGCAGAGGGCAGACAGAAGACGGGTGGAGAATACGAAGCACTGACGAAACGGGAAGGCAAAGACGAAGTTTACCACACTCTGGGAGAAAACGTAGCGTcgggaggaggagacggaggtTACCAAGCTCTGAAGACAGCAGGAATACAAAAGGATGAGTATGACACCCTGAAAACCAAGCAACCGGAGGGCGAGACGGGCGCAGAAAGTGGAGGAAACGGAGGTTACCAAGCTCTGAAGACAGCAGGAATCCCAAAGGATGAGTATGACACCCTGAAAACCAAGCAACCGGAGGGCGGGACGGGCGCAGAAAGCGGAGGAAATGGAGGTTACGAAGCTCTGAAGACAGGAGGAATCTCAAAGGATGAGTATGACACCCTGAAAACCAAGCAACCGGAGCTGGAGAAAGTGGAAGAGATAAAAGAGGAGAAATGA